Proteins from one Malaya genurostris strain Urasoe2022 chromosome 2, Malgen_1.1, whole genome shotgun sequence genomic window:
- the LOC131427923 gene encoding uncharacterized protein LOC131427923: MESSTETLNDSMVDVIERAEAFLSAFSNILTQSERSQNNSTHDLFESSVEGESFIAAANTSDTNSSSLSNDISLSSERLISEQPGTNDLAIYVSNPNTALSEEIEVLSDISENSDGTISYEIELPEARFISSQISLETDDCIIVPQEIPTIDLCTSSYGMDVDVFSRRNRRRLGSSVPVVESITLDDTVIDTQVPLGAAGSNLFSNGNEIATKQISSEIDLNSTRSSDAGLPCAVNCPICFDPIYKKGASSTICGHLFCHTCINHEIKLRKMCPLCKRKLMRSQVHRIYFN, translated from the exons ATGGAATCCAGCACGGAGACGTTGAACGATAGCATGGTAGATGTAATAGAACGTGCTGAAGCTTTCTTATCCGCCTTTTCAAACATTCTGACTCaaagtgaaagatcacaaaataaTTCAACACATGATTTATTTGAGTCCTCTGTGGAGGGTGAATCATTCATTGCAGCTGCCAATACGTCTGATACGAACTCTAGCTCTCTTTCTAATGATATAAGTCTAAGCAGCGAACGATTAATTTCCGAGCAACCTGGAACTAATGATCTGGCTATATATGTATCAAATCCAAATACTGCTCTTTCAgaagaaatcgaa gTTCTGAGTGATATCTCTGAAAATTCAGATGGAACCATCTCGTATGAAATAGAGTTACCAGAAGCTCGTTTTATATCATCACAAATAAGTTTAGAAACCGACGATTGTATTATTGTACCGCAAGAGATTCCTACTATTGACTTGTGTACATCTTCCTATGGGATGGATGTAGATGTTTTTTCGAGACGAAATCGGAGAAGATTGGGCTCTTCAGTTCCTGTTGTTGAATCAATCACACTAGATGATACAGTTATTGACACACAAGTTCCACTAGGAGCAGCTGGCTCTAACCTGTTTTCAAATGGTAATGAAATTGCTACAAAACAGATTTCTTCAGAAATTGACTTAAATTCGACACGTTCGTCGGATGCTGGATTGCCGTGCGCTGTCAATTGCCCGATATGCTTCGATCCAATATATAAGAAAGGTGCTTCATCAACAATTTGCGGCCATTTGTTTTGTCATACCTGTATTAATCACGAAATCAAGCTACGCAAAATGTGTCCCCTTTGCAAACGTAAATTAATGCGGTCTCAAGTCCATCGTATATACTTCAATTGA